One genomic region from Sphingobacterium multivorum encodes:
- a CDS encoding helix-turn-helix transcriptional regulator — MERNDFNTLIALAKNNDAEFLALFNEIYPGFVSSLKTIHPKIRSSELEFCAMTFLNFSTKHIAQYTYVTVRAVQIRKNRLRKKFNIPSDLDFNTWMREQIPRNSFAELG; from the coding sequence ATGGAAAGAAACGACTTTAATACTTTAATTGCTTTAGCGAAAAACAACGATGCCGAATTTTTGGCTTTGTTCAACGAAATCTATCCCGGATTTGTCAGCTCATTAAAGACTATACATCCTAAAATCCGCAGCAGCGAACTCGAGTTCTGCGCGATGACTTTTCTGAATTTCTCCACCAAACACATCGCACAATATACCTATGTAACCGTGCGGGCTGTACAGATCCGCAAAAATCGATTGCGTAAAAAGTTCAATATCCCCTCCGATTTGGATTTTAACACCTGGATGCGGGAGCAGATTCCTCGCAATTCGTTTGCTGAACTGGGCTAA
- a CDS encoding tetratricopeptide repeat protein gives MKKHLLFLLLFFLTLKASAADDKSVQVRAVDSLLIKTRELFNAGQLLPYIETAIKALNLANEVNYDAGQGKAHSWIAEGLVHVGLFKEGLQHLESVEKTNFYKENILAQSEVRRVRGRAYGELHLYQQAIREFRLQLGLIKNLTGEKQKKSYQFTYENLSVAFDAIGELDSVEKYNHLLLANLKGEDEHKEAFRYLVVYDNLGKLYVKKGDFNKGRYYLDKSLALVKKYKIPVVLNTYSSLGSLAEQKGDFKQAAAFYEKSLSSKQQIGSRNGMKNSYRELADFYRTTKLDKAKADHYEMAFSRLNDSLEIENRQVVDQVLNEILKLKDQESESKVSKAATISIVILVLLLVAITLFIWRSKRNRKLLGQKEEALQETENINKQLTEQIGENKFNTLIELAKSNNPEFLTLFKELYPQFISALKSFDPNLRSTELEFCAMAFLNFSTKNIAEYTYVTIRAVQVRKNRLRKKFDIPSDADFNNWMRALADKVHQSQPSEH, from the coding sequence ATGAAAAAACATCTTCTATTTTTACTTTTATTCTTTTTGACACTGAAGGCGAGTGCTGCTGATGACAAGTCAGTCCAGGTGCGTGCCGTAGATTCACTTTTGATTAAAACAAGGGAATTATTTAATGCTGGACAATTATTGCCTTATATTGAAACGGCAATAAAAGCACTTAATCTAGCCAATGAAGTCAACTATGATGCGGGCCAAGGAAAAGCGCATTCGTGGATTGCAGAAGGTCTTGTGCATGTAGGGCTGTTTAAAGAGGGATTGCAACATCTTGAAAGCGTTGAAAAAACTAACTTTTATAAGGAAAATATACTCGCGCAGTCCGAAGTCCGTCGGGTACGGGGAAGAGCCTATGGCGAGCTCCATTTGTATCAGCAGGCCATTCGGGAGTTTCGTTTGCAGCTGGGGCTAATCAAAAATCTAACCGGCGAAAAACAAAAAAAATCCTATCAGTTTACCTATGAAAACTTGAGCGTTGCTTTTGATGCAATCGGAGAGCTGGATTCTGTGGAAAAGTATAATCATCTGTTACTAGCCAATTTAAAGGGCGAAGACGAACATAAGGAAGCCTTTAGATACCTGGTAGTTTATGATAACTTAGGTAAACTCTACGTTAAAAAAGGTGATTTTAACAAAGGGCGATACTACCTGGATAAATCACTTGCCTTGGTAAAGAAGTATAAAATTCCGGTGGTACTCAATACGTATTCTTCGTTGGGTTCGTTGGCGGAACAGAAAGGGGATTTCAAGCAGGCTGCAGCATTTTATGAAAAAAGTCTGTCCAGTAAGCAGCAAATCGGTAGTAGGAATGGCATGAAGAATTCTTACCGGGAACTAGCTGACTTTTACAGGACAACCAAACTGGATAAAGCGAAAGCTGATCACTATGAGATGGCCTTTAGTCGGCTCAACGATTCGCTGGAAATTGAAAATAGACAGGTCGTTGATCAGGTACTCAATGAGATTTTGAAGTTAAAAGACCAGGAGTCGGAGAGTAAGGTCTCCAAAGCTGCTACCATCTCAATTGTTATTTTGGTACTTCTTCTTGTAGCGATCACACTATTTATCTGGCGTTCTAAACGTAACCGGAAGCTACTGGGACAGAAAGAGGAGGCGCTGCAAGAAACAGAAAACATCAATAAGCAATTGACTGAACAGATCGGGGAGAATAAATTTAATACACTAATCGAGCTGGCCAAAAGCAACAATCCGGAGTTTTTAACCCTATTTAAAGAACTGTACCCGCAGTTTATTTCGGCGCTCAAATCTTTTGATCCCAACCTTCGGAGTACGGAACTGGAATTTTGTGCCATGGCCTTTCTCAATTTCTCAACCAAAAATATTGCGGAATATACCTACGTCACCATCCGGGCCGTACAGGTGCGAAAAAATAGATTGCGCAAGAAGTTTGACATCCCCTCGGATGCTGATTTTAATAATTGGATGCGTGCCTTGGCAGATAAAGTACATCAATCGCAGCCCAGCGAGCACTAA